Proteins found in one Armatimonadota bacterium genomic segment:
- the lepB gene encoding signal peptidase I — MVLRMLTLLREWLGRLPVDWRRTGRGVLDFAKTLVVAFVLAQLVMVGVAQAFQVEQYSMEPTLLPHDRVLVNKLVYRIREPNRGDVIVLRYPRDPGRNYIKRVVAVPGDKVEIKSGHLNVNGTAVEEMYVNGTPSGDYGPETVPAGSFFVLGDNRNNSEDSRAFGFLNRAQVVGQAALIYWPPQRVRLVRNR, encoded by the coding sequence ATGGTACTGAGGATGCTCACACTGCTCCGAGAATGGCTGGGCCGGCTCCCAGTAGACTGGCGCCGCACGGGCCGAGGTGTGCTCGACTTCGCCAAGACGCTTGTGGTCGCGTTTGTGCTGGCCCAACTGGTGATGGTCGGCGTGGCCCAGGCCTTCCAGGTCGAGCAGTACTCAATGGAACCCACCCTGTTGCCGCACGATCGGGTGCTGGTCAACAAGCTCGTCTACCGGATCCGCGAACCCAATAGGGGCGACGTGATCGTGCTGCGCTATCCCCGCGACCCGGGCCGCAACTACATCAAGCGGGTCGTCGCAGTCCCGGGCGACAAGGTAGAGATCAAGAGCGGCCACCTGAACGTCAACGGCACCGCGGTCGAGGAGATGTATGTGAATGGCACCCCGTCGGGTGATTACGGGCCGGAGACAGTGCCCGCGGGCTCGTTCTTCGTCCTGGGGGACAACCGCAACAACAGCGAAGACAGCAGAGCCTTCGGCTTCCTCAACCGAGCACAAGTGGTAGGGCAGGCGGCGCTGATCTACTGGCCGCCGCAGCGGGTCCGGCTGGTGCGGAACAGGTAG
- a CDS encoding long-chain fatty acid--CoA ligase → MTQGDRPWFRHYEPGVPRTLDFPSQPIYGFLDQSARKYPNNPALIQVGPKFDNRITYRQLDDLSDRFAKALIERGFHRGDRVAIMLPNNPQYVVAAYGIWKAGGILVQVNPLYKGRDLAFVLKDSGARYAVGISRLYKDLHEVRPHTDLQTVFVTNVHDFFPGKWRLLYGMLKAKKEGDVMPEGPGIVPFREALRAQRLEQRPVISPDDAAVLQYTGGTTGIPKAATLTHRNLVCNCLQARSWLTDLREGDERLLSVVPFFHVYGLTICMNLSVAIGATNIMLLMRMFEVKTVVEAVPKYRPTIFPGVPAMYLAINQLRGVEKYNLKSIRACVSGAAPLPVEVQRRFEELTGGRLVEGFGMSEASPLTHGNPVYGTRKEGSIGIPIPSTDAKIVDTETGTRDLPPGEIGEMVVRGPQVMKGYWNNPGETDHTIRNGWLYTGDIARMDDDGYFYIEDRKKDMVNMGGLKVFPREIEEVLYEHPRVRDVAVAGIRHRLRGEMLVAHIVPKEVGDARALARELRDFCAQRLSAYKVPRRFEIVSEIPKTLLGKALRREIREREQLRGELPEEE, encoded by the coding sequence CTGGTTCAGACACTATGAGCCGGGAGTGCCTCGCACGCTGGATTTCCCGTCGCAACCCATCTACGGCTTCCTCGATCAAAGCGCGCGCAAGTACCCGAACAACCCGGCCTTGATCCAGGTCGGCCCCAAGTTCGACAACCGCATCACCTACCGGCAACTGGACGACCTCTCCGATCGGTTCGCCAAGGCGTTGATCGAACGCGGTTTCCACCGCGGCGACAGGGTGGCGATTATGCTGCCCAACAACCCCCAGTACGTGGTCGCCGCCTACGGCATCTGGAAGGCCGGAGGGATCCTGGTTCAGGTCAACCCGCTGTACAAGGGCCGCGACCTTGCCTTCGTCCTGAAGGACTCCGGGGCGCGGTACGCCGTGGGGATCTCCCGGCTCTACAAGGACCTGCACGAGGTCAGGCCGCACACCGACCTGCAGACCGTGTTCGTCACGAACGTCCACGACTTCTTCCCCGGGAAGTGGCGATTGCTCTATGGGATGCTCAAGGCGAAGAAGGAAGGCGACGTAATGCCCGAGGGGCCCGGCATCGTGCCGTTCCGGGAGGCGCTGCGCGCCCAGCGTCTCGAGCAGAGGCCGGTCATCAGCCCCGATGACGCGGCCGTCCTGCAGTACACAGGAGGGACCACCGGCATCCCCAAGGCCGCCACGCTCACCCACCGCAACCTAGTGTGCAACTGCCTGCAGGCGCGCTCGTGGCTGACCGACCTGAGAGAGGGCGACGAGCGCCTCCTGTCGGTCGTACCGTTCTTCCACGTCTACGGCCTGACGATCTGCATGAACCTGAGCGTGGCCATCGGCGCGACCAACATCATGCTGCTGATGCGGATGTTCGAGGTGAAGACCGTGGTGGAGGCGGTGCCGAAATACCGTCCCACGATCTTTCCCGGTGTGCCGGCGATGTACCTGGCGATCAATCAGCTGCGCGGCGTCGAGAAGTACAACCTGAAGTCCATACGCGCCTGCGTCTCGGGGGCCGCGCCGCTGCCGGTGGAGGTGCAGCGCCGCTTCGAGGAGCTCACCGGCGGCCGGCTGGTGGAGGGGTTTGGGATGTCCGAGGCCTCTCCGCTCACCCACGGCAACCCTGTCTACGGCACGCGCAAGGAAGGCTCCATCGGGATTCCGATTCCCTCAACCGACGCGAAGATCGTTGACACCGAGACCGGGACCCGCGATCTCCCTCCCGGCGAGATCGGCGAGATGGTCGTCCGCGGCCCGCAGGTCATGAAGGGCTACTGGAACAACCCCGGGGAGACCGACCACACGATCCGGAACGGCTGGCTGTACACCGGCGATATCGCCCGCATGGACGACGATGGATACTTCTACATCGAGGACCGCAAGAAGGACATGGTGAACATGGGCGGCCTCAAAGTCTTCCCGCGTGAGATCGAGGAGGTGCTCTACGAGCACCCCAGGGTGAGGGACGTGGCCGTGGCCGGGATCCGGCACCGCCTCCGCGGCGAGATGCTGGTCGCCCACATCGTGCCGAAGGAGGTGGGGGACGCGCGGGCGCTGGCACGCGAACTGCGCGACTTCTGCGCGCAGCGCCTGTCGGCCTACAAGGTGCCCCGGCGGTTTGAGATCGTGAGCGAGATCCCCAAGACGCTGCTCGGCAAGGCGTTGCGAAGGGAAATCCGGGAACGAGAGCAGCTCAGGGGCGAGCTGCCGGAGGAGGAGTAG
- a CDS encoding HAMP domain-containing histidine kinase encodes MTRLSLGGKFVLAFVGLSVLFAATFGTLAAYRLQRALLEQVRLRAKGVAEELARDASRFLPTPEGLSEAPTSSRLTRRLVAGTVLYAQIIRDGEVRFTDGRYALAVPTGPLVRPFAVEERRTRGGTAYLDIFRAVPDYPLERQTYVRIGFPLADVHSRIRAETERILLASLLMAGGGVAAAFALRRAILGPLARMNTVIRLIRRGDYSARVEAGGGDELQLLADELNTMASAIETRDRELARVNVALRKANQIKDEFTAAMSHELKTPLHAVRAYAQLLLEEIDGPITLAQRKDLEALLAAGDHLLHLIEGILRYSALEAGGIQPQAGRVDAAAVIEQACRNVAHLVRQKGLTVEVAGTATVAADETMLRQILINLLHNAVKYTEQGKITVTAANRNGLAVFEVTDTGTGIPKGHEHEVFEPFQRAGHPARREIDGIGLGLAVVKRYVELHGGRVWFERAAGGGTRFTFTLPAFTVPAGDGA; translated from the coding sequence GTGACCAGGCTCAGCCTCGGTGGCAAGTTCGTCCTGGCGTTCGTGGGACTGTCGGTGCTCTTCGCCGCCACTTTCGGAACGCTGGCCGCCTACCGGCTGCAAAGAGCCCTGCTGGAGCAGGTGCGACTCCGGGCGAAGGGCGTCGCCGAGGAACTGGCTCGCGACGCCTCCCGGTTCCTTCCCACGCCCGAGGGCCTTTCGGAGGCGCCCACTTCCAGCAGGCTCACACGACGGCTCGTGGCAGGAACGGTCCTCTACGCGCAGATCATCCGGGACGGCGAGGTGCGCTTCACCGACGGCCGCTACGCGCTGGCGGTCCCCACCGGCCCGCTCGTGCGGCCGTTCGCCGTGGAGGAGCGCCGGACCCGAGGCGGCACGGCGTACCTCGATATCTTCAGGGCGGTCCCCGACTACCCGCTCGAACGGCAGACCTACGTGCGCATTGGGTTTCCCCTGGCAGACGTGCACAGCCGTATCAGGGCGGAGACCGAGCGGATTCTCCTGGCCAGCCTGCTGATGGCCGGCGGCGGCGTGGCGGCCGCGTTCGCCCTGCGGCGCGCGATCCTCGGGCCGCTGGCCCGCATGAACACGGTGATACGCCTGATCCGCCGCGGCGATTACTCCGCGCGCGTGGAGGCCGGGGGCGGGGACGAGCTGCAGCTCCTGGCCGACGAACTCAACACCATGGCGTCCGCGATCGAGACGCGCGACCGGGAGCTGGCACGCGTCAACGTAGCGCTCCGGAAGGCCAACCAGATTAAGGACGAGTTCACCGCGGCGATGAGCCACGAACTGAAGACCCCGCTGCACGCGGTGCGTGCCTATGCGCAACTGCTGCTGGAGGAGATAGACGGCCCTATAACCCTGGCGCAGCGCAAGGACCTGGAGGCGCTGCTGGCCGCCGGTGACCACCTCCTGCACCTGATCGAGGGCATCCTGCGCTACTCGGCGCTGGAGGCAGGAGGGATCCAACCCCAGGCCGGCCGCGTGGACGCGGCCGCGGTCATCGAGCAGGCCTGCCGGAACGTCGCGCATCTCGTGCGCCAGAAGGGATTGACCGTGGAGGTCGCCGGCACGGCGACCGTGGCGGCAGACGAGACCATGCTCCGGCAGATTCTGATCAACCTGTTGCACAATGCCGTCAAGTACACCGAGCAGGGGAAGATCACCGTGACGGCCGCGAACCGCAACGGGCTGGCCGTCTTCGAGGTGACCGACACCGGAACAGGCATCCCAAAGGGGCACGAGCACGAGGTCTTCGAACCGTTCCAGCGGGCAGGGCATCCGGCGCGTCGCGAGATTGACGGCATCGGCCTGGGACTGGCGGTGGTGAAGCGCTACGTCGAACTCCACGGAGGGCGGGTCTGGTTCGAACGCGCGGCAGGAGGCGGCACGCGGTTCACATTCACCCTGCCGGCCTTCACCGTGCCGGCAGGAGACGGGGCATGA
- a CDS encoding response regulator transcription factor, translated as MRILVVEDDARSRDLLVRYLRAKGHDVASAGDGARALEAAAAGDPDLVLLDVNLPVMDGWRVLEALRKFSQVPVIMVTVHDSAQDKVAGLESGADDYITKPFDLRELDARIQAVMRRCQASAPRVIRTAEVILDDERKEVTVRGRPVALSPKEYELLRLLASRPGRVFPTEEILAAIWPDRDAAAAEDVKKYVHMLRAKIERDPALPTIIVTARGFGYRFASPVEGGR; from the coding sequence ATGAGAATCCTGGTTGTTGAGGACGACGCCCGGTCCAGGGACCTCCTGGTGCGGTACCTGCGCGCCAAGGGCCACGACGTGGCATCCGCCGGGGATGGTGCCCGGGCGCTCGAAGCCGCCGCCGCCGGGGATCCGGACCTGGTGCTGCTGGACGTCAACCTGCCGGTGATGGACGGCTGGAGGGTGCTGGAGGCGCTACGGAAGTTCAGCCAGGTGCCGGTGATCATGGTGACCGTGCACGACAGCGCCCAGGACAAGGTCGCCGGGTTGGAGTCAGGCGCGGACGACTACATCACCAAGCCGTTTGATCTGCGCGAGCTGGACGCGCGCATCCAGGCGGTGATGCGCCGCTGCCAGGCATCTGCGCCAAGGGTGATCCGAACCGCCGAGGTGATCCTGGACGACGAACGCAAGGAGGTAACGGTCCGGGGCCGCCCGGTGGCTCTCTCGCCCAAAGAGTATGAGCTGCTGCGCCTGCTGGCGTCCCGGCCGGGCAGGGTGTTCCCCACCGAGGAGATCCTGGCTGCGATCTGGCCGGACCGCGATGCCGCGGCGGCAGAGGACGTCAAGAAATACGTCCACATGCTGCGCGCCAAGATAGAGCGAGACCCTGCTCTGCCGACGATCATAGTGACCGCGCGGGGGTTCGGGTACCGGTTCGCGTCCCCGGTGGAGGGGGGTCGCTAG